AAATCATTTGGATATTTTTATATATTTCTCTTCTACTTATTGATTTCTTTGGGTAAAGGGACTTGCCTAAGAGGGTCATTTCGCCCTTGTTTGGAGATGTTATCCCTGTTATTACCTTGGCTATGGTTGATTTGCCTGAGCCAGATTCTCCCAAAAGTCCAAGGATTTGTCCCTTTTCGATTGTAAAATTTATATCTTTTAATATTTGATTTTTACCATAACTTTGGTAGATATTTTCTAATTTTATTATCTCATTCATAAAGGATCCTTAGGGGAGCTACATAGTGGTCTGGCTTAGGATTTGCCAGGTATTTTTCAAGATCAGTGTAATCAAAATCCTTGTAAGTTATAGCTGAAACAAGGTTTTGGCCAAGCTTTGGCACAGCACTGATCAAGGACCTGGTGAAAGGATGGATGGGCTCATTCATAATTATCTTAGCATCAGCAGCTTCTATGAGTCTGCCGTGAAAAAGAACCATAACCCTGTCACAAACCTTGTTTATAACTCCTATATCGTGGCTAACAAGGAGGGTTGAAATCCCTTCGTTTTTCATCTTTACAATTTCTTCTAGGGTGTGTTTTTTGGTGTGTGTATCAAGGGCTGATGTTGGTTCGTCAGCAATGATAAAACCAGGTTTCAAAAAACAAGCAAGGCCAATAGAAATCCTTTGGAGCATGCCCCCGCTCATCTCATATGGATAAGAATTTAGGATATGGCCCACATCGTCAAAGGCAAGGAAATGCAAGATTTCCTTGGCCCTTGCTAGGATTTCCTCCTTACTCATTGAGGTTTTGCTCCTCGCCATAAAATAAAAATGTGTTTTTATCTTGCTGGTTGGGTTAAAGGAAGAATAGGGATTTTGAAAAACTAGACCGTAGTCAGTCGATTTTGTAATCTCTCCATTAACCTTAAAACCCTCTTCCTTATGGCCCCAAAGAGATTTTAGGACAGTGGATTTTCCCGAGCCTGATTCTCCAACCAGGCCCAGGATTTCGCCCTCTCGGAGGGTAAAAGAGAGGTCGTGAACAACTTCCTTGTCCCCATAAGAAGCGCAAAGCTTATTTACATTAAGTAGGGTCATTTTTCTATGTCAGTATCGACACTTATGATTCTGTACTCAAATGGGCTTACTTCAAAGTTTTTAACATAAGATTGGGCAGCAAGGTCAACCTTTACATTGCCGATAAAGTAGTGCATCCTGTCAGCTAGGGCTGTTTTTAGGATTTCTTTTGAAAGTTCATTTCTCTTATCTTCGTCAAATTCAGATTTCATTTGTTTTAATAATTCATCTACTTTTTCGTTCTTGTAGCTGTTGTAATTTGCGGCTCCTTCGCTGCCAAATACAGCGTTTAGGTATTCGTATGGATCTCCAACTCTTAGAGTAACAACACCATACATACCAAGGTCATAGTCGCCAGAATTTACGTATTTAGAGTTTTCATCTTGAACTGCTTGTACATTCCAGCCTGCCTTTGTAAATTGAGATTGTAGTTGGGTAGCAATCTTTGGAATGTTTAGTCTTTCGTAGAATTTCATTGTGTAAGCTTTTTCAGAATCTGGTTTAGTTTTTTCTGCTAATTCTTTTGATTTTTCAAGGTCGAATGTATCTACATCATCCTTGCCAATAGCAAATGGAAGTTCTGGAGCAAATGGACTGTAGACAATTTTGATACCGCCTTTTAGGAGGTCATCAGCGATTTCTTCTCTGTCGATTGCCTTAAATAGACCTTCTCTAACTTCTGGGTTTGAAACAGCTGTGTCTTTTACATAGATTAGGTAAACTCTTGAGCTTGGAGTTCTAACTACTTGGTAATTATCGTCAGCTTCGAGTTTGTCTGCTGTTTCTGTATCTACTTGGGCAATGTCAATTTCTTTTGATTCTAGGGCAAGACCTAGGGTTGTTGATTCGCTAACAAGTTTGTTTACGATTTTGTCTAGTTTTGGAGTGCCGTTCCAATAATTTTCGTTTTTAACTAGGGTAATTTCGTTTTCTGGTTTAAATTCAGATATTTGGTAAGGGCCTGTACAAATTGGGCTAGCATCGAAATCTTTTGTATCGTCAACGTCACAGATTATAAAGTGTGGATCAACAAGAGAGTTTAGGGCCTTGCCGTTTGCTTCCTTGGTTTTGATGGTAATCTTATTGCCATCGGCAGTAAATTCTGTGCCTTCCATGCTGGCTGCTTCTGGGTTTTCAGCTATAGTTCTTTGAAGACTCTTAATTACAGCTTCGCCGGTTACGTCCTTGCCGTTTGAGAATTTTAAGCCGTCTTTAAGGGTGATTTCCCAAGTGGTTGGGTCTATATTTTTGTAGTCTTCTACAAGTTTGCCCCTAAGGCTATAGTCATCTGCAAGGTCAAAAAGTGTTTCACCAACGCCTAGTTTTACAAGTTCCCAACCGTTCCAATCCTTGTGTGGGTCACAAGAAGCATAAACATATGAAGAACCAATTGTTAGGACTTTTTCTTGGCCAGAGTCTTTATTTTCTGCTTGCTCTGTTGTCTCTGTGCCTTCTTTAGCATCCTTATTTTCCTCGGCTGGCTTGTTAGAAGAGCAAGCTGAGAGTAAAACTGCGAGTGCTAAGAGTGATGTTAAACCGAATTTCTTTAAAAATTTCATATCTTCCTCCTATTTTTTAGAAAATTCTTTCTTATATTTGTCGCCCATAAAGTTGAAAAATGCAGAACAGAAAACAAGAAACAAGCTTGGAAAAACAAGGGTCCAAGGGGCGGTTTGAATGTATCTAATATTTTCTGAAATCATTGATCCCCATTCTGCTTGGGGTAGGGCAGAGCCCAGGCCTAAGAATGATAGGCCAGCAAGGGAGACCATCATGGTTGCTATGTGTAGGGAAATAGTCACTATCAAAATATCCATCATATTTGGGAGGATATGGAAAAATATGATTCTCATATCGGATTCTCCAGAGATTTTTGATGAGATAACGTAGAGCTTTTCCTTATCAACCATGACAAAGGACCTTACTATACGTGCGTAGTTGGTCCAGCCCAAACAAAGGAGGGCCAAAGACGCATTTTTTATTCCACCTCCCATGGCGCCTGCGATGAAGATCGCAAGCAAGAGGGAGGGAAATGCCATAAAAATGTCTGTAACTCTCATAAGAATTACATCCAAAAAGCCACCGTAGTAGCCTGCAAAGAGCCCGAGGCTAGTGCCTATGAGGCTTGATAAAATAACTAGGATAATAGCTGGCAAAAGTGATGTCTTAAAACCAACTAGGACCCTTGATAATACACATCTGCCGTAGGCATCCGTGCCAAAGGGATAGGCCCTTGATGGAGGGCTTAGGGCAATCTTTGGCATGGTCTCGTTTGGGAGATTTGGCGCAAGCTTATCTCCTAACAAGGCCAGAAAGCTAAGTAAAATTATTGAGAAAATCAAGATATAGAGGGTTTTGGATTTTTTCCTTTCCTTGATTTTAGATTTTTCTACTACTAGGTTTTCGAGTTTCATCCTAAATCAACCCTCCTATCTATAACTTTGTGCAAGATGTCTGCCAGCATATTAAATATGAAGTATATAAGGGCACTTAGGAAAACAAAGGCTTGGATGGTTGGGTAGTCCCTAAAGAGGATGGAATCCATAATCAAAGATCCTAGACCCGGCCAAACAAAGAGGCGTTCTACAATAGTGACCCCTCCACAAAAATATGCGAAGGACATGGCCATGAGGTTTAAAACCAGGCCCGCACAATTTTTAAAAACGCTATTTATAATTATATATCTTTTCTTAAAGTCTCTGGCTTCAAAGGACTGGACATATTGGCTCTTATATTCTTCCATCATGGCCGAGCGGATTTGCCTGGTGTACTTGCCAATCAAAGGAAGGGCAAGGCAGAGGGCAGGAAGGACCCAACCATTTGGGTTGCCCCTGGAAATAACCGGAAACCACTTAAGCTTGACTGCAAATATGATTAGAAGAATGACGCCATAAACAAAGGTCGGGATAGAAGCCAGGATAAAGCTTAGGGTGTCTAGAAATTTATCTAGGGCCGTGTCCTTAAAAAATATACAAGTAATCGAGGCCGCCAGGGCAAAGATAAAAGTCAACAAAAATGCCGGGACGGCAAGATAAAGACTTTGGGGAAGTGCTCCCTTAATCTTATCGGCAACTGGCCTATCGTCCATGTAGGATGTGCCCATATCGCCCTTGAGGAAATTTCCCAGCCAATTTTTGTACTGGATGAGGACCGGTTCATTTAAGCCCTTCTCCTCTCTGGCTTTTTCCAAAACGTCCTCTGGGGGCACTGGTTTGTGCCTGGCTATGTAGTACATCTCCACCGGATCGCCCTCAGCAAGGAAACTTGCTCCAAAGGCCAAAAACGAAATGGTAAAGAGGACAAAAATAGCCTGGCCAATTTTTTTAACAAAATATTTTATCAATCAATCATCCCCCTTCTTACAAACTATTATAAAGGAAGGAGAAGACCTGTAGGCTATTTGAAAGGACTCGTCATAGACAAGTGGGTCAATATTTTCCTTGATTTCGATAGATTCAAAACCAAGCTTATCTAAAATAGCCAGGTCAAAATCTGGCCTTTTTACATAGGTCATTGGCATATCCTTGGCGAGGTTTTCGCATTGGTCTGCCTCTTCAAAGGAAACCCTCATATCATAGCCGGAATTTATCCCTTCCTTGAGGTTTTTTGCGGCAAGTTTGGAATAATTTTCGCACCAAACATAGGAATACCAAGCAGCATCTACAATTATTAGCTTTCCTCCCTTTTTAAGGTAGGATTTCCAAAGCTTGTAGGTTGTAGAAGGGTAGGATAACATCCAGGTGAGGTTTCTTGATAAAATGTAATCAAAAGACTCATTTTCAAATGAATTTTCTTCGCAATCACCCTCTACAAATTGAACTTGGCCCTCAAAATCTTTGAGATTTTTCCTTGCCATTTCTAGCATTTTCTCCGACTTATCAAAGGCGGTTACACTCGCACCTTTTTCAGCCATAATAAGGGAAAATAAACCAGGTCCACAACCTAAGTCCAAGACCTTTTTGCCAGTCAAATCCCTTGGCAGGTAGGAAGAAAAAAGCTCGGCCCAGTCATCCTTGTGACCGTGGTCGATTTCCTCCAGGACCCCGTCGTCATAAGTTTTGGCCCTATTTTGCCAATACTTATCTAAAGTAAGATTCATAATTCCTCCAATAAAAAAGGGGCATCCTATTTTCCCATAGAAAATAAGACACCCTTCATGAATGTCGATAAATCAATGACTCAAGGCTAGGTCTACCTTCTTGGTAAGTCCTTCATGGATTTAACCCTTGGCCTTTCATCTGTACCAATATTACTAAAAAAATGAAATTTTGTCAAATCATTTGCATCTAGATTTTTTGATAAAAACAATAATTTCCCCTACTTTTTAGTATAAAAAAACATCTTGTGATTCAAATCACAGACAAGAAAGCTTTTTCTGGTTAAAATAGGGGCAGATAAGAAAAAACTTCGGTTTTTAATATATATTTAGGAGGCAAAAATGGAAGTAAAAGCTTATGATGGATTTAAGGGCGAACTTTGGAAAGATGAGATAAATGTTCGTAACTTTATCCAAGAAAATTACACCCCATATGAAGGTGGAGATGATTTTTTAGCTGGTAAGAGTGAAAAGACTACAAAATTATTTGCTATCGTAGAAGATTTGATTAACAAAGAAATCAGAGAGTCTTATAGGAATGCAGATACAAGTAGGTTTTCTTCTATAGATGGTTTTGACGCTGGCTATATTGACAAGGAAAACGAGGTCATAGTTGGTCTTCAAACTGATGAGGTCCTTAAGAGAATTGTCAATCCTTACGGTGGCTACAGGATGGTTGAGCAATCTCTTGAATCCTACGGCCAAGAGATGGATCCAGTTCAGGCTAAATATTTCAAAGAATTTAGGAAGACCCACAACGAGGGAGTTTTCGATGCCTATACCAAGGATATGAGGACAGCAAGGACTGTTGGACTTTTGACAGGTCTACCAGATGCCTATGGTCGTGGTAGGATTATCGGCGATTACAGAAGAATTGCTCTTTATGGTATTGATAGGCTAGTTGAAGAAAAGAAAAAAGACCTAGATAAGATTGAAATTGACGAAAATAACCTAGAAGCAACAATCAGACTAAGGGAAGAAGTTAGCGAGCAAATCAGGGCCCTTGGCAAGATAAAAAATATGGCGGCTAAGTATGGTATTGACATTTCAAAACCTGCTACAAATGCGAGGGAAGCTGCTCAATTTTTATACCTAGGCTATCTTGCAGCTGTTAAGGAAAACAACGGTGCAGCCATGTCAATTGGTAGAAATGCAGGTTTCTTAGATATTTATATCAAGAGAGATATGGATAGGGGCATCCTTGATGAAGTTGGCGCTCAAGAAATAATTGACCAACTTGTTATAAAACTAAGACTTGTTCGCCACCTAAGAACACCAGAATACGACGAAGTTTTCGGTGGAGATCCAACTTGGGTTACAGAATCAATCGGTGGTATGGGTCTTGACGGCAGGACTCTTGTTACAAAGACAGCCTTCAGATACCTAAACACCCTAATAAACCTAGGATCAGCTCCAGAACCAAACATGACAATCCTTTGGGCTGAAAAGCTTCCTGAAGGTTGGAAGAAATTCTGTTCTAAGGTTTCTATCCTTACAGATTCTATCCAATATGAAAATGATGACCTAATGAGAAATATGTACGGTGATGATTATGCCATAGCTTGTTGTGTATCTGCTATGGAAGTTGGCAAGGAAATGCAATTCTTTGGCGCTCGTGCCAACCTAGCAAAATCACTCCTTTACTCAATAAATGGGGGAGTTGACGAAAAGAAGAAAAACAAGGATGGCAGCTTAATTAGGGTCTTTGACGATATTGAACCAATTACTACAGAATACCTTGATTATGACCAAGTACTTGCAAATTACAAAAAAGTCTTATCTGAACTAGCAGGTCTATATGTGAAGACCCTTGATGTTATCCATTTCATGCATGATAAGTATGCCTACGAAGCAGGCCAAATGGCCCTTCATGATACCTATGTTAAGAGAAACCTAGCAACAGGTGTGGCTGGTCTTTCAATTGCAGCTGACTCACTTTCTGCAATTAAATATGCAAAAGTTAAACCAGTTAGGGATGAAAATGGCATAGCAATCGACTTTGAGACAGAGGGTGATTTCCCTAAATATGGTAATGATGATGACAGGGTAGACCAAATCGCTGTTGACATCCTAACCTATTTCTCAAATGAACTTAAGAAACATGCTACCTATAAAAATGCGAAATTAACCCTTTCTGCTCTTACAATTACATCAAATGTAATGTATGGTAAAAAGACAGGTACAACACCAG
This genomic window from Anaerococcus murdochii contains:
- a CDS encoding ATP-binding cassette domain-containing protein; translation: MTLLNVNKLCASYGDKEVVHDLSFTLREGEILGLVGESGSGKSTVLKSLWGHKEEGFKVNGEITKSTDYGLVFQNPYSSFNPTSKIKTHFYFMARSKTSMSKEEILARAKEILHFLAFDDVGHILNSYPYEMSGGMLQRISIGLACFLKPGFIIADEPTSALDTHTKKHTLEEIVKMKNEGISTLLVSHDIGVINKVCDRVMVLFHGRLIEAADAKIIMNEPIHPFTRSLISAVPKLGQNLVSAITYKDFDYTDLEKYLANPKPDHYVAPLRILYE
- a CDS encoding ABC transporter substrate-binding protein, yielding MKFLKKFGLTSLLALAVLLSACSSNKPAEENKDAKEGTETTEQAENKDSGQEKVLTIGSSYVYASCDPHKDWNGWELVKLGVGETLFDLADDYSLRGKLVEDYKNIDPTTWEITLKDGLKFSNGKDVTGEAVIKSLQRTIAENPEAASMEGTEFTADGNKITIKTKEANGKALNSLVDPHFIICDVDDTKDFDASPICTGPYQISEFKPENEITLVKNENYWNGTPKLDKIVNKLVSESTTLGLALESKEIDIAQVDTETADKLEADDNYQVVRTPSSRVYLIYVKDTAVSNPEVREGLFKAIDREEIADDLLKGGIKIVYSPFAPELPFAIGKDDVDTFDLEKSKELAEKTKPDSEKAYTMKFYERLNIPKIATQLQSQFTKAGWNVQAVQDENSKYVNSGDYDLGMYGVVTLRVGDPYEYLNAVFGSEGAANYNSYKNEKVDELLKQMKSEFDEDKRNELSKEILKTALADRMHYFIGNVKVDLAAQSYVKNFEVSPFEYRIISVDTDIEK
- a CDS encoding ABC transporter permease; its protein translation is MKLENLVVEKSKIKERKKSKTLYILIFSIILLSFLALLGDKLAPNLPNETMPKIALSPPSRAYPFGTDAYGRCVLSRVLVGFKTSLLPAIILVILSSLIGTSLGLFAGYYGGFLDVILMRVTDIFMAFPSLLLAIFIAGAMGGGIKNASLALLCLGWTNYARIVRSFVMVDKEKLYVISSKISGESDMRIIFFHILPNMMDILIVTISLHIATMMVSLAGLSFLGLGSALPQAEWGSMISENIRYIQTAPWTLVFPSLFLVFCSAFFNFMGDKYKKEFSKK
- a CDS encoding ABC transporter permease, whose amino-acid sequence is MIKYFVKKIGQAIFVLFTISFLAFGASFLAEGDPVEMYYIARHKPVPPEDVLEKAREEKGLNEPVLIQYKNWLGNFLKGDMGTSYMDDRPVADKIKGALPQSLYLAVPAFLLTFIFALAASITCIFFKDTALDKFLDTLSFILASIPTFVYGVILLIIFAVKLKWFPVISRGNPNGWVLPALCLALPLIGKYTRQIRSAMMEEYKSQYVQSFEARDFKKRYIIINSVFKNCAGLVLNLMAMSFAYFCGGVTIVERLFVWPGLGSLIMDSILFRDYPTIQAFVFLSALIYFIFNMLADILHKVIDRRVDLG
- a CDS encoding class I SAM-dependent methyltransferase, whose product is MNLTLDKYWQNRAKTYDDGVLEEIDHGHKDDWAELFSSYLPRDLTGKKVLDLGCGPGLFSLIMAEKGASVTAFDKSEKMLEMARKNLKDFEGQVQFVEGDCEENSFENESFDYILSRNLTWMLSYPSTTYKLWKSYLKKGGKLIIVDAAWYSYVWCENYSKLAAKNLKEGINSGYDMRVSFEEADQCENLAKDMPMTYVKRPDFDLAILDKLGFESIEIKENIDPLVYDESFQIAYRSSPSFIIVCKKGDD
- the pflB gene encoding formate C-acetyltransferase, encoding MEVKAYDGFKGELWKDEINVRNFIQENYTPYEGGDDFLAGKSEKTTKLFAIVEDLINKEIRESYRNADTSRFSSIDGFDAGYIDKENEVIVGLQTDEVLKRIVNPYGGYRMVEQSLESYGQEMDPVQAKYFKEFRKTHNEGVFDAYTKDMRTARTVGLLTGLPDAYGRGRIIGDYRRIALYGIDRLVEEKKKDLDKIEIDENNLEATIRLREEVSEQIRALGKIKNMAAKYGIDISKPATNAREAAQFLYLGYLAAVKENNGAAMSIGRNAGFLDIYIKRDMDRGILDEVGAQEIIDQLVIKLRLVRHLRTPEYDEVFGGDPTWVTESIGGMGLDGRTLVTKTAFRYLNTLINLGSAPEPNMTILWAEKLPEGWKKFCSKVSILTDSIQYENDDLMRNMYGDDYAIACCVSAMEVGKEMQFFGARANLAKSLLYSINGGVDEKKKNKDGSLIRVFDDIEPITTEYLDYDQVLANYKKVLSELAGLYVKTLDVIHFMHDKYAYEAGQMALHDTYVKRNLATGVAGLSIAADSLSAIKYAKVKPVRDENGIAIDFETEGDFPKYGNDDDRVDQIAVDILTYFSNELKKHATYKNAKLTLSALTITSNVMYGKKTGTTPDGRKAGEPFAPGANPMHGRDESGALASLNSVAKLPYECVCEDGISNTFSIVPDALGKEEDVRIDNLVNIMDGYFGQDAFHLNVNVLQREKLLDAYHNPDKYPNLTIRVSGYAVHFNRLTDEQKREVLERTFHNHQ